A region from the Salicibibacter cibarius genome encodes:
- a CDS encoding DUF3147 family protein yields MFTAVKILISALIIGVITEIAHRFPTIGGIIAALPLVSLLSLIWLSFQGNSAEEISKFAMGVLWGFPATAVLILIVALLLRYSFPLSLAMLLGAGGWFLCLKVQGLVFG; encoded by the coding sequence TTGTTCACCGCAGTAAAAATCCTTATATCTGCTCTAATCATTGGTGTTATTACTGAAATTGCACACCGATTTCCAACAATTGGTGGTATTATTGCGGCACTGCCTCTCGTAAGTTTACTAAGTTTAATTTGGCTTTCTTTTCAAGGGAATAGCGCTGAGGAAATCAGTAAGTTTGCCATGGGTGTATTATGGGGATTTCCGGCAACAGCCGTGTTAATTTTAATTGTGGCTCTGCTGTTAAGATATTCTTTTCCACTTTCTCTCGCCATGCTTTTAGGAGCTGGTGGTTGGTTTTTGTGTTTGAAGGTTCAGGGCTTAGTGTTCGGATGA